A window from bacterium HR17 encodes these proteins:
- the cmpR gene encoding HTH-type transcriptional activator CmpR, translated as MEHPKVRLDFWQLEIFCTVAEQRSFSRAAEALFLSQPTVTAHIAALEKRLGVKLFDRTTRRVTLTPAGRLLYRHAKTLLSEHNRALQELAQFVGGLAGRLVFGASTIPGQYILPPLMAQFRRQFPSVHIAMQLAASGQIVDGVLNGEMELGIVGVRPREPLLRIIPLWSDEIVLIVPPDHEWAGRERVPITELLTQPLVVREQGSGTRSALEQFLAHHHLSLRRMNLVAELGSTEAVKQFVAAGGGVGAVSIRAVECERDLQKLAVVRLQEGGIVRHFYGVVWRDRTLSPVTRAFLRFVKAQADADSP; from the coding sequence ATGGAGCACCCGAAGGTGCGCTTGGACTTTTGGCAGTTGGAGATTTTCTGCACGGTCGCAGAACAGCGGAGTTTTTCGCGGGCGGCGGAGGCGTTGTTTCTGTCGCAGCCGACGGTCACCGCCCACATCGCGGCGCTGGAGAAACGCTTGGGCGTCAAACTGTTTGACCGCACGACGCGGCGCGTGACTTTGACCCCTGCTGGCAGGCTCCTTTACCGCCACGCCAAAACGCTGCTGAGTGAACACAATCGGGCATTGCAAGAGTTGGCGCAATTCGTCGGCGGGTTGGCGGGGCGGTTGGTGTTCGGCGCCAGCACCATCCCAGGGCAATACATCCTGCCGCCTTTAATGGCGCAATTTCGTCGGCAATTTCCGTCGGTGCACATCGCGATGCAACTGGCTGCCAGCGGGCAAATCGTGGACGGGGTGCTGAACGGCGAAATGGAGTTGGGCATCGTCGGTGTCCGCCCGCGCGAACCGCTGCTGCGGATCATCCCGCTGTGGAGCGACGAAATCGTGCTCATCGTCCCGCCCGACCACGAATGGGCGGGGCGGGAACGCGTGCCCATCACTGAGTTGCTGACGCAGCCGCTGGTCGTCCGCGAGCAAGGTTCGGGGACGCGCTCGGCGTTGGAGCAATTTCTCGCTCACCATCACCTGTCGCTGCGGCGGATGAATCTCGTCGCGGAACTGGGCAGCACAGAAGCCGTTAAGCAATTCGTCGCTGCAGGTGGCGGCGTCGGAGCAGTGTCCATCCGCGCTGTGGAGTGCGAACGGGATTTACAAAAGTTGGCGGTCGTGCGGTTGCAAGAGGGAGGCATCGTCCGCCACTTTTACGGCGTCGTGTGGCGCGACCGCACGCTGTCGCCTGTCACCCGCGCCTTTCTGCGGTTCGTGAAAGCGCAGGCAGATGCGGACAGTCCCTGA
- the glnE gene encoding Bifunctional glutamine synthetase adenylyltransferase/adenylyl-removing enzyme, producing MNGRQQGERLLAFVPDALRPRLCAALTAALDAAPDPDSALTHLSRFVEAAGTPLAVLEYLADDPATLEALLTVLGGSHFAARTLALHPEYLELLTDRHRLATPKGLVKLQAEADTALSPFRTLPSKLDALRRFRRRETVRLIAADLLGLMDVPTVTAELSALAEAVINAVVALIAPDRCRVLVVAFGKLGAGELNYSSDIDLVLFHEGDSAVAERWARKVVTALSEVTDYGRLYRVDLRLRPYGATAPLTLALDAAFAYYEAHAEPSERLALLKARAIAGDPQIAQRFEQFRHAFVFGSPLEAEELAWLLRVKARSEAAFATDGAVKHGLGGIRDVEMTVQFLQLAFAHRFPDLAVRDTLTALERLQHHELLTAGEAHALRDSYLFLRRLEHMLQIAEDLPLQTLPSDERELNRLARCMGMAKGDALLCAFTRCTQTVRQIYEAVTAELAKALGVSESTMLALHIASGLETDTRSLSAYGFTQPQDARRRLARLVHGEATAGLPWRERVAVMRVLPSVLDALAQTPDPDTALMRLENLIAALGPRHAVLDSLSSNPLALRALALVACFSEPLCQLVQRYPEVLESWLAGVTPALPDVAQWRALVRAAVVADPTQLPRTLRRLKGRWAVHLGFLHLSRLANGDAIGRALAHLADALVDAAVNALTQPIALRLAVLALGGWGSGELHFGSDLDCVFAHTGDQLLADKTVRRLRALLGDLTDEGVAYRLDLRLRPTGQEGALTSDWAAWQEFAGHRFEAWMALAWTRLRWAAGDRCIGDAVTAAVTQRLYERPLSDAEWAELRHLLERIRTEHRPPAQVVDLKHSDGALWDIELQVAERQLRDGCIDPLLRTPSTLQALQRLAEREMPWQSALRVYRWLRELRLWLSWMHPDAPPRFVLGDRAEKLLAWLDSNPAPLTQTDLVPVDDAVDRFRQRWRQRSPLP from the coding sequence ATGAACGGGCGACAACAGGGAGAACGCCTTTTGGCATTCGTGCCTGACGCACTGCGCCCCCGCTTGTGCGCGGCGTTGACAGCAGCGCTGGACGCTGCGCCTGACCCTGACAGCGCCCTAACGCACCTGTCGCGCTTCGTGGAAGCGGCGGGCACACCCCTTGCCGTGTTGGAGTATCTCGCCGATGACCCTGCGACGCTGGAGGCGCTGCTCACCGTGTTGGGCGGCAGCCACTTTGCTGCCCGCACACTGGCTTTGCATCCCGAATACTTGGAACTGCTCACTGACCGCCACCGCTTGGCGACACCGAAAGGGTTGGTGAAGTTGCAAGCGGAAGCGGACACCGCCCTGTCGCCCTTCCGCACCCTCCCAAGCAAACTGGATGCGCTGCGCCGGTTCCGTCGGCGCGAAACGGTGCGCCTTATCGCCGCCGACTTGCTGGGGCTGATGGATGTGCCGACGGTCACCGCTGAACTGTCGGCGCTCGCCGAAGCGGTGATCAACGCGGTCGTGGCGTTGATTGCGCCTGACCGTTGTCGTGTGCTTGTCGTCGCCTTCGGCAAGTTGGGCGCGGGCGAACTCAACTACAGTTCGGACATTGACCTCGTGTTGTTCCACGAAGGCGACAGCGCGGTCGCCGAACGATGGGCGCGCAAGGTGGTGACGGCGTTGAGCGAAGTCACCGATTACGGTCGCCTCTACCGCGTGGATTTGCGGTTACGCCCTTACGGTGCGACAGCGCCGCTGACTTTAGCGCTGGACGCCGCTTTTGCTTATTACGAAGCCCACGCCGAACCCAGCGAACGGTTGGCGCTGCTGAAAGCCCGTGCCATTGCGGGTGACCCACAAATAGCGCAACGCTTTGAGCAATTCCGTCACGCCTTCGTTTTCGGCAGCCCGTTGGAAGCCGAGGAGTTAGCATGGCTGTTGCGCGTCAAAGCGCGCTCTGAAGCCGCGTTTGCGACCGACGGGGCTGTCAAGCACGGTTTGGGTGGCATCCGCGATGTGGAGATGACCGTCCAGTTTTTGCAACTGGCCTTTGCCCACCGCTTCCCCGACCTTGCGGTGCGGGACACGCTGACCGCTTTGGAACGCTTGCAACACCACGAGTTGCTCACCGCTGGCGAAGCCCATGCGTTGCGGGACAGTTACCTCTTTCTGCGCCGCTTGGAACACATGCTGCAAATCGCCGAAGATTTGCCCTTGCAAACGCTACCCAGCGACGAACGAGAGTTAAACCGCTTGGCGCGCTGCATGGGCATGGCAAAGGGCGACGCGCTGCTTTGCGCCTTCACCCGTTGCACGCAAACAGTCCGCCAAATTTACGAAGCCGTCACGGCGGAGTTGGCGAAGGCGTTGGGCGTTTCGGAGAGCACGATGCTGGCGCTGCATATCGCCAGCGGGCTGGAAACCGATACCCGCTCGTTAAGCGCTTACGGTTTCACCCAACCGCAAGACGCCCGACGCCGTCTCGCCCGTTTGGTGCATGGCGAAGCGACAGCGGGGTTGCCTTGGCGCGAACGCGTTGCGGTCATGCGGGTGTTGCCCAGCGTGTTGGATGCCCTCGCCCAAACGCCCGACCCCGACACTGCGTTGATGCGGCTGGAAAACCTCATCGCCGCTCTCGGACCGCGCCACGCCGTTCTCGACAGTTTGAGCAGCAACCCGTTGGCGCTGCGGGCGTTGGCGTTGGTCGCATGCTTTAGCGAACCGCTGTGTCAACTGGTGCAACGCTATCCTGAAGTGCTGGAAAGCTGGTTGGCGGGCGTCACGCCCGCGTTGCCCGATGTGGCGCAATGGCGCGCCTTGGTGCGAGCGGCAGTCGTCGCCGACCCGACGCAGTTGCCCCGAACGCTGCGACGGCTCAAAGGGCGATGGGCGGTGCATTTGGGCTTTTTGCACTTGTCCCGCTTGGCGAACGGTGATGCGATTGGACGCGCTTTGGCGCACCTCGCCGATGCCCTTGTGGACGCCGCTGTCAACGCTTTGACCCAACCGATTGCGTTGCGCCTTGCAGTTTTGGCGTTGGGTGGATGGGGTAGCGGGGAGCTGCATTTCGGCTCGGATCTGGACTGCGTTTTTGCCCACACCGGTGACCAATTGCTCGCCGACAAAACGGTGCGCCGGCTGCGCGCATTGTTGGGCGATTTGACCGATGAAGGGGTTGCTTACCGCTTGGATTTGCGCTTGCGCCCGACGGGACAGGAAGGTGCCCTCACCAGCGATTGGGCTGCGTGGCAGGAATTTGCGGGGCACCGCTTTGAAGCATGGATGGCGTTGGCGTGGACGCGGTTGCGATGGGCAGCGGGCGATAGATGCATCGGTGACGCTGTGACCGCTGCCGTCACACAGCGCCTTTACGAACGCCCGTTGAGCGACGCCGAGTGGGCGGAGTTGCGCCACCTGTTGGAGCGCATCCGCACCGAACATCGCCCACCCGCTCAAGTCGTTGACCTCAAACACAGCGATGGCGCCCTGTGGGACATTGAATTGCAAGTCGCCGAACGGCAATTGCGTGACGGATGTATTGATCCGCTGTTGCGCACTCCATCCACCCTGCAGGCGTTGCAACGGCTCGCCGAGCGGGAGATGCCATGGCAATCAGCGTTGCGCGTTTACCGCTGGTTGCGGGAGTTGCGGTTGTGGCTGAGTTGGATGCACCCCGATGCACCGCCACGCTTTGTGTTAGGCGACCGTGCCGAAAAGTTGCTGGCGTGGTTGGACTCCAACCCTGCGCCCTTGACCCAAACGGATTTAGTGCCTGTTGACGATGCCGTTGACCGTTTCCGTCAGCGTTGGCGGCAGCGCAGCCCGCTGCCGTGA
- the tenA gene encoding Aminopyrimidine aminohydrolase — translation MPFTQQLWQSIGAIFARILDHPFLAGLTDGTLDEDAFRFYVVQDALYLRDFARGLAVLGAKAPDDEGLVMFCDHAKTAIVVERALHESFFRAWGMSAEQVWATPMAPTNLLYTSYLLRVAYERPFYESLGAFLPCYWIYWEVGKALEQRGSPHPLYRRWIETYASAEFEGVVRQVLAVTDRIAATLTDDQRAAMRQHFVTTSRFEWLFWDMAYHREQWRI, via the coding sequence ATGCCCTTCACCCAACAATTGTGGCAGAGCATCGGCGCCATCTTTGCCCGAATCCTTGATCACCCGTTTTTGGCGGGGTTGACGGACGGGACTTTGGACGAAGACGCCTTCCGCTTCTATGTCGTGCAGGATGCCCTTTACCTGCGGGATTTTGCCCGCGGGTTGGCGGTGCTGGGGGCGAAAGCGCCCGACGACGAAGGGTTGGTGATGTTTTGCGACCACGCCAAAACCGCCATCGTCGTGGAACGGGCGCTGCACGAAAGTTTTTTCCGCGCATGGGGCATGAGCGCCGAGCAAGTGTGGGCGACACCGATGGCGCCGACCAATTTGCTCTACACGAGTTACCTGCTGCGGGTCGCCTACGAGCGCCCGTTTTACGAGAGCCTCGGGGCGTTTTTGCCCTGTTACTGGATTTACTGGGAAGTCGGCAAAGCCCTTGAGCAGCGGGGTTCACCCCATCCGCTTTATCGGCGCTGGATTGAGACTTACGCCAGCGCCGAGTTTGAGGGGGTCGTGCGCCAAGTCCTTGCCGTCACCGACCGCATCGCGGCGACTTTGACCGATGACCAACGCGCCGCGATGCGCCAGCATTTCGTCACGACAAGTCGCTTTGAGTGGCTCTTTTGGGACATGGCTTACCACCGCGAACAGTGGCGCATCTGA
- the kdsC gene encoding 3-deoxy-D-manno-octulosonate 8-phosphate phosphatase KdsC, with amino-acid sequence MPWTERSLPPTGLQGLRLLVMDVDGVLTGGEIALLSNGAEMRLFNSQDGVGLMVAHLAGLQTALITGRATEAVRKRAEEVRITHLVMGTFQKLPPLQQLCDQLRLPLEAVAYIGDDVPDIPPMKRAGFAVAVANAVDEVKRVAHYITQRRGGDGAVREVVELILKAQGKWEQTVGAFIGDAEWFSPMP; translated from the coding sequence TTGCCTTGGACGGAACGGTCGTTGCCCCCGACGGGATTGCAAGGTCTGCGGTTGCTGGTCATGGATGTGGACGGCGTGTTGACAGGTGGCGAAATCGCGCTGTTGAGTAACGGCGCGGAAATGCGCCTGTTCAACTCGCAGGACGGCGTAGGGTTGATGGTGGCGCATTTGGCGGGGTTGCAAACGGCACTCATCACGGGGCGGGCAACGGAAGCCGTCCGCAAACGCGCCGAGGAAGTGCGCATCACGCATTTGGTCATGGGCACTTTCCAGAAGTTGCCGCCACTCCAGCAATTGTGCGACCAACTGCGGTTGCCCTTGGAGGCAGTCGCTTACATCGGCGACGATGTGCCCGATATCCCGCCGATGAAACGCGCCGGCTTTGCCGTCGCTGTCGCTAACGCGGTGGACGAAGTGAAGCGGGTGGCGCATTACATCACGCAGCGGCGCGGCGGCGACGGCGCCGTGCGGGAAGTCGTGGAACTGATTTTGAAGGCGCAAGGTAAGTGGGAGCAAACGGTCGGTGCCTTCATCGGCGACGCTGAGTGGTTTTCGCCGATGCCGTGA
- the cyaA_3 gene encoding Adenylate cyclase 1 — MPTWQQGLIGVLLVMAAAKGLGVTTSLSRWLMDVHWRWQTALRPPAFPDDIVIVAIDDKSVQRLGRLRYWSRRRYAELLDHLRHAKAVGIDILFAEPDERDLAGDEALAQALRRHGRVVLPFYQWQGRLLSAQGRQATERLMTKLPAAPRGVILPVTFAAAFQPPLSPLLDAAVAVGYADVNADPDGVYRAPVLLRQTNAGKLMPHFALAVACVAQGVPLDDAVHPNPLTLRWGQRRISLDDGVLHLRPIARRSDRFTGVGASVPTVSFVDALTMPPEKFAGKIVLVGETATGTTDIRPTPLDNGLRGVELNAEILANLLHLPPVRPLPLALQWLLIALAVGAPCWLYTTMGVRPATVGATAALLGLIAAMEGAFWWGQRLPQWGTPLMAWLSATLLMGLHRLAQEEAQKRQIRQTFSLYVAPELVEEIVQNPATAHQEGVRRRVAVLFSDIRGFTTYSEQNPPELVVRQMREYLTEMTAAVQNHRGVLDKFIGDAVMGLFGPFLPDDANLSALAVASALEMLERLERLNVHWQRQGLPTFRIGIGVHVGEAMVGNIGSAQRVQYTALGDTVNLAARLQTMTKDFQAPLIVSEAVRDESEKALGDAVAFTDLGSVTVRGRAQPVRVFAVRRRHASQEVTSDVAPVRQDQAPK, encoded by the coding sequence ATGCCCACATGGCAGCAGGGGCTTATCGGCGTGCTACTGGTGATGGCGGCGGCGAAGGGGTTGGGCGTCACCACCAGTTTGAGCCGTTGGCTGATGGATGTCCACTGGCGCTGGCAAACGGCGTTGCGCCCCCCTGCGTTCCCCGACGACATCGTCATTGTCGCCATTGATGACAAGAGCGTGCAACGGTTAGGGCGCTTGCGCTATTGGTCGCGCCGCCGCTACGCCGAACTTTTAGACCACCTGCGGCACGCGAAAGCCGTCGGCATTGACATTTTGTTCGCTGAACCCGATGAGCGCGACCTGGCAGGCGATGAGGCGCTCGCCCAAGCCCTTCGTCGCCATGGGCGGGTCGTTTTGCCCTTTTACCAGTGGCAGGGTCGCCTCCTCTCCGCTCAGGGGCGTCAAGCGACGGAACGCCTCATGACGAAGTTACCCGCTGCACCGCGAGGTGTCATTTTGCCCGTCACTTTCGCCGCCGCGTTTCAACCGCCATTGTCGCCGCTGTTGGATGCCGCTGTCGCCGTCGGTTACGCTGATGTCAACGCCGACCCTGACGGCGTTTATCGGGCACCAGTGCTGTTGCGCCAGACCAACGCGGGGAAGTTGATGCCGCATTTCGCGTTGGCGGTTGCTTGCGTGGCGCAGGGCGTGCCTCTGGACGACGCTGTGCATCCAAACCCGCTCACCTTACGGTGGGGGCAGCGCCGGATCTCGTTGGACGATGGCGTGTTGCATTTGCGCCCTATCGCTCGGCGCAGTGACCGCTTTACAGGAGTAGGCGCATCCGTGCCGACGGTCAGTTTTGTGGATGCGTTAACGATGCCGCCCGAAAAGTTTGCGGGCAAAATTGTGCTGGTCGGTGAAACGGCAACGGGCACGACCGACATCCGCCCGACCCCACTGGACAACGGGCTGCGCGGCGTGGAGTTGAACGCCGAAATCCTCGCCAACTTGCTCCACCTTCCGCCTGTCCGCCCTTTGCCCCTTGCGCTGCAATGGCTACTGATTGCGTTAGCGGTCGGCGCCCCTTGTTGGCTTTACACGACGATGGGCGTGCGCCCAGCGACCGTTGGGGCGACGGCGGCGCTGCTCGGACTCATCGCTGCGATGGAGGGAGCCTTTTGGTGGGGGCAACGGTTGCCGCAGTGGGGCACACCCCTGATGGCATGGTTGAGTGCGACTTTGCTAATGGGCTTACACCGCTTGGCGCAAGAAGAGGCACAAAAGCGTCAAATCCGCCAAACCTTCTCGCTCTATGTCGCCCCTGAACTGGTGGAAGAGATTGTCCAAAACCCTGCCACTGCCCATCAGGAAGGGGTGCGCCGTCGCGTCGCTGTCCTCTTCTCCGACATTCGCGGTTTCACGACTTACTCCGAGCAAAACCCGCCCGAATTGGTCGTGCGACAAATGCGCGAATATCTGACCGAGATGACGGCAGCCGTTCAGAACCATCGGGGCGTTCTGGACAAGTTCATCGGCGATGCTGTCATGGGGCTGTTTGGACCGTTTCTACCCGATGACGCCAACCTCAGCGCCCTTGCCGTTGCGTCCGCGCTGGAAATGCTGGAACGGTTAGAACGGTTGAACGTCCATTGGCAGCGACAAGGGTTGCCAACTTTTCGCATCGGTATCGGCGTTCATGTCGGCGAAGCGATGGTCGGTAACATCGGGTCAGCGCAACGCGTGCAATACACGGCGTTGGGCGACACGGTGAACTTGGCGGCGCGCTTGCAAACGATGACCAAAGATTTTCAAGCCCCGCTCATCGTCAGCGAGGCGGTGCGGGATGAATCCGAAAAAGCGTTGGGCGATGCGGTCGCGTTCACCGATTTAGGCTCCGTGACCGTGCGGGGGCGGGCGCAACCCGTGCGGGTTTTCGCTGTCCGCCGCCGTCACGCCTCTCAGGAGGTGACGAGCGATGTGGCGCCGGTCCGCCAAGACCAAGCCCCAAAGTGA
- a CDS encoding Delta(1)-pyrroline-2-carboxylate reductase, with protein MALFVTEEQVAALLDMTTALHAVEEVMRLHGEGKAVNHPRQRVRRNGVLLHWMGASVPAWEMTAFKVYTPRSALFFLYGADGELLMVAQAAKLGQIRTGAASGVATKFMARPDACTVGIIGAGFQSETQLLALCQVRPVERVFVFSRTPERRERFAQTMGQRLNLPVIAVGSAEAAVRDADIVVTVTTSKDPVLRGEWLKAGTHINAVGSNMLVRRELDGEAVKRCHRIVVDDRQQAQHECGDLLMAAERGDVAWDRLTELGEVVAGKAPGRGSPDEITLFESQGIALWDLAVGKVVYERATAQGIGMPLSL; from the coding sequence ATGGCGCTGTTCGTGACCGAAGAGCAAGTCGCAGCGCTGCTGGATATGACGACGGCGCTGCATGCCGTTGAAGAGGTCATGCGCTTGCACGGGGAAGGCAAAGCCGTCAACCATCCCCGTCAACGGGTGCGACGCAACGGCGTATTGTTGCATTGGATGGGTGCGTCTGTGCCCGCATGGGAGATGACGGCGTTCAAGGTTTACACACCCCGTTCGGCGCTCTTTTTCCTTTACGGCGCTGACGGCGAGTTGCTGATGGTGGCGCAAGCGGCGAAGTTGGGGCAAATCCGCACGGGTGCTGCATCGGGTGTGGCGACCAAGTTCATGGCACGCCCCGACGCCTGCACCGTCGGCATCATCGGCGCTGGCTTTCAATCTGAAACGCAACTGCTCGCGCTCTGCCAAGTGCGTCCCGTCGAGCGCGTCTTCGTCTTCAGTCGCACGCCCGAACGGCGCGAACGGTTCGCGCAGACGATGGGGCAGAGACTCAATTTGCCCGTGATTGCCGTGGGGTCGGCGGAAGCGGCGGTGCGCGACGCCGACATCGTCGTGACCGTTACGACTTCCAAAGACCCCGTGCTGCGCGGCGAGTGGTTGAAAGCGGGCACACACATCAACGCTGTCGGCAGCAACATGTTGGTGCGGCGGGAATTGGACGGCGAAGCGGTGAAGCGATGCCATCGCATCGTCGTGGACGACCGTCAACAGGCGCAACACGAATGTGGCGACCTCCTGATGGCAGCGGAACGGGGCGATGTAGCGTGGGACCGATTGACGGAGTTGGGCGAAGTCGTCGCAGGCAAAGCGCCGGGGCGTGGGAGCCCTGACGAAATCACGCTTTTTGAGTCGCAGGGCATCGCCTTATGGGATTTGGCAGTGGGCAAAGTCGTTTACGAACGGGCAACCGCGCAGGGCATCGGCATGCCTTTGTCTTTGTGA
- the cutD gene encoding Choline trimethylamine-lyase activating enzyme translates to MATLEHRRLKVKEVQQLPIARVLKEFSREGELYRRLDDGKVECFACGHRCVIFDGLPGVCRVRYNEGGKLYVPWGYVGALHLDPIEKKPFFHAYPGAKALSFGMLGCDLQCPYCQNWQISQVMRDAVATMLADFTPITPEEFVRMALRYKAKVLTSTYNEPLITSEWAVAIFREGKKHGLVGSYVSNGNATPEVLDYIRPFVDLYKIDLKSMREHNYRTLGGKLETVLNTIRWTWERGFWVEVVTLIVPAFNDSEEELRDAARYIASVSPDIPWHVTAFHPDFLMTDRSSTPAKTLIRAAEIGYEEGLKFVYAGNLPGMVGPYENTYCPKCHTLLIERYGFQVLRYRLKDGKCPDCGESIPGIWWKEDEVPHHWRR, encoded by the coding sequence ATGGCGACCTTAGAACATCGCCGCCTGAAAGTCAAAGAGGTGCAGCAACTGCCCATCGCCCGAGTGCTCAAAGAGTTTTCCCGCGAAGGCGAACTTTATCGACGCTTGGACGATGGCAAGGTGGAATGTTTTGCTTGTGGGCACCGCTGCGTCATTTTTGACGGTTTGCCGGGTGTTTGTCGGGTGCGCTACAACGAAGGCGGCAAATTGTATGTCCCTTGGGGATATGTCGGGGCGCTCCACCTTGACCCCATTGAGAAAAAGCCTTTTTTCCACGCCTACCCCGGCGCCAAAGCGCTGAGTTTCGGGATGCTGGGCTGTGACCTGCAATGCCCTTATTGCCAAAACTGGCAAATCAGCCAAGTGATGCGGGATGCGGTGGCGACGATGCTGGCAGACTTTACCCCCATCACGCCCGAAGAGTTCGTCCGCATGGCGCTCCGCTACAAGGCGAAGGTCCTGACCAGCACCTACAACGAGCCGCTCATCACCAGCGAGTGGGCGGTGGCGATTTTCCGCGAGGGCAAAAAGCACGGTTTGGTCGGCAGTTATGTCTCCAACGGCAACGCCACGCCCGAAGTCTTGGACTACATCCGCCCCTTCGTGGACCTTTACAAGATTGACCTGAAGTCCATGCGCGAACACAACTACCGCACATTGGGTGGCAAGTTGGAGACGGTGCTCAACACCATCCGATGGACTTGGGAACGGGGCTTTTGGGTGGAGGTTGTGACTTTGATCGTGCCCGCCTTCAACGACAGCGAAGAGGAACTGCGCGACGCCGCCCGTTACATCGCCTCCGTTTCACCCGACATCCCGTGGCATGTGACGGCGTTCCATCCTGACTTCTTGATGACCGACCGCAGTAGCACGCCCGCTAAGACGCTTATCCGTGCCGCCGAAATCGGCTATGAGGAAGGTTTGAAGTTCGTCTATGCGGGCAACTTGCCAGGCATGGTCGGACCTTACGAGAACACCTACTGCCCCAAGTGCCACACCCTACTCATTGAGCGCTACGGGTTTCAAGTGCTCCGCTACCGCTTGAAGGACGGCAAGTGCCCCGATTGCGGTGAATCCATCCCTGGCATTTGGTGGAAAGAGGACGAAGTGCCGCACCACTGGCGACGGTGA
- the mltG gene encoding Endolytic murein transglycosylase yields the protein MARRLLVLIAVVAGLTLGWWSWLLFAPVGPTGTVTLTVHRGDTFAQVTAALQRLGLLRSRWWFEQLARWHRLPQRLRAGIYRIPTPIALWRLVRWLTETRPELIRLTVWEGMMAREIAERVERLGLGSAERFMDIVRNPEGKVTVPFPWRGDLEGVLFPATYSLPPLRPGEEAYIVQQMVNAFARRFWLPYRDDIVRSPFSLRELVTIASLVQWEVKLDEERPVVAGVILNRLRRRMRLEIDATVLYALGQRKRRVLYRDLQVNSPYNTYRYAGLPPGPICSPGLASLLAALRPAQVPYLFYVARGDGSHIFSRTYAEHLQAVAAYRRWREQRRHDATP from the coding sequence ATGGCACGCCGGCTTTTGGTGCTTATCGCCGTTGTCGCCGGGCTGACGCTGGGTTGGTGGTCATGGTTGCTGTTCGCACCCGTCGGACCCACTGGCACGGTGACTTTGACCGTTCATCGGGGCGACACCTTTGCTCAGGTCACGGCAGCGCTACAGCGCCTGGGGTTGCTTCGCAGCCGTTGGTGGTTTGAGCAATTGGCGCGATGGCATCGCTTGCCGCAGCGGTTGCGAGCGGGCATTTACCGCATCCCGACGCCCATCGCGCTGTGGCGGTTGGTGCGTTGGCTCACGGAAACGCGCCCCGAACTCATTCGCCTGACAGTATGGGAAGGGATGATGGCGCGGGAAATCGCGGAGCGCGTGGAGCGGTTGGGCTTGGGCAGCGCCGAACGGTTTATGGACATCGTGCGGAACCCCGAAGGCAAAGTTACCGTGCCGTTTCCTTGGCGGGGCGATTTGGAAGGCGTGTTGTTTCCTGCCACCTATTCTTTGCCCCCGTTGCGCCCCGGCGAAGAAGCCTACATCGTCCAGCAGATGGTCAACGCCTTCGCACGACGCTTTTGGCTCCCTTACCGCGATGACATCGTGCGCAGCCCCTTTTCGCTGCGGGAGTTAGTCACCATCGCATCGCTGGTGCAGTGGGAGGTCAAGTTGGACGAGGAGCGCCCCGTCGTGGCGGGCGTGATCCTCAACCGGCTGCGGCGCAGGATGCGGTTGGAGATTGACGCGACGGTGCTTTACGCGTTGGGACAACGCAAGCGGCGGGTGCTTTACCGCGACCTGCAAGTCAATTCGCCCTACAACACTTACCGTTATGCGGGGTTGCCGCCAGGACCCATTTGCAGTCCGGGGTTGGCATCGTTGTTAGCAGCGCTGCGCCCCGCTCAAGTGCCCTACCTGTTCTATGTGGCACGGGGCGATGGGTCGCACATTTTCAGCCGCACTTACGCTGAACATTTACAAGCGGTAGCGGCTTACCGGCGGTGGCGCGAACAGCGCCGACACGACGCAACACCTTAA